One part of the Parambassis ranga chromosome 8, fParRan2.1, whole genome shotgun sequence genome encodes these proteins:
- the fn3krp gene encoding ketosamine-3-kinase: MEAKLKKELGTSILKPTGHSGGGCISEGRSYDTDTGRVFVKINHKSEAKLMFDGEMASLEAIMKTETVKVPKPVKVIKLDTGGCVFVMEHLDMKGLSRHSTKLGEQLADLHLHNKRVLEKLNKEQQTVGKGAGQSGVAAVEKFGFDVTTCCGYLPQENEWQSDWVAFYSQQKLQHQLNMVEKSHGDREARELWAKLQLKIPQFFTDVEIVPALLHGDLWGGNVAECADGPVIFDPASFYGHSEFELGIASIFGGFNSSFYSAYHEKIPKAPGFAKRNQLYQLFHYLNHWNHFGGGYRGSSVRIMKDLLK; this comes from the exons AATTAAAGAAAGAGCTGGGAACATCGATCCTAAAGCCTACTGGTCACTCAGGAGGGGGATGTATCAGCGAGGGCCGGAGCTATGACACTGACACAGGAAGAGTGTTTGTGAAGATAAACCACAAAAGCGAG GCCAAATTAATGTTTGATGGAGAAATGGCCAGTTTGGAAGCCATTATGAAGACAGAAACGGTAAAAGTCCCCAAGCCTGTGAAGGTGATCAAACTTGACACAGGAGGATGCGTATTTGTGATGGAACATCTGGACATGAAAGGTCTTAGCAG GCACTCAACAAAGCTGGGGGAACAGCTGGCAGATCTACATCTTCACAACAAGAGAGTGTTGGAGAAACTAAATAAAGAGCAGCAGACAGTGG GAAAAGGAGCTGGGCAGTCTGGGGTGGCTGCTGTTGAAAAATTTGGCTTTGATGTAACTACATGCTGTGGATATCTACCACAA GAGAATGAGTGGCAGAGTGATTGGGTGGCATTTTATTCCCAGCAGAAGCTTCAGCATCAGCTGAACATGGTGGAGAAAtcacatggagacagagaggctaGAGAGCTATGGGCCAAGCTACAG CTTAAGATCCCTCAGTTTTTCACAGATGTGGAGATTGTGCCTGCTTTGCTTCATGGAGACTTATGGGGTGGCAATGTGGCAGAGTGTGCTGATGGCCCAGTCATCTTTGACCCTGCCTCCTTCTACGGCCACTCAGAGTTTGAGCTGGGTATTGCCAGTATTTTTGGTGGCTTCAACAGCTCCTTTTACTCTGCTTACCATGAAAAGATCCCTAAAGCACCAGGATTTGCAAAGAGGAACCAGCTTTACCAACTCTTCCACTACCTGAATCATTGGAACCATTTTGGTGGTGGCTACAGAGGGTCTTCAGTGAGGATTATGAAAGATCTGCTGAAATAA
- the znf750 gene encoding zinc finger protein 750, with protein METTQERKPKRPHYIPRPPGKPFKYRCFQCPFTCNEKSHLFNHMKYNLCKNSISLVTQKNGQTARQIKTAAKEVPVKSKDCTNFQQAVQNNTPQTQGAEENNAERGDDSEELDVGCDLPVNKDSPNVPKPNIFAQRENRESNEAKDLPRPSAFSPVTPNHEGAEVFKSSVQQTEESQAPVPTFNQSAFPWGTISPPIPLKPFPTLLVPEYSPYFLSDRPLYPPYYLPNQHVNEPNSSSYQPELLDPQRPVAQQQIASSSPFPPYPYRYCHTLHPGPPLPYTMYRPHELSMPITGPRHLPLELYGPTLGSKDYDLYIHSHPSLNRPHTSAEEDSQQSGDKATRLSPKEGCSALGSPDRPSQAHFIQKETQSTESQTTPQQGHRVTAMQLTRNDLRQEESEERLLQLRTEKVDGGSTESTQHSSMSVLEPCPNQESNQDDNTEDVAPLNLSTRNQDKENNQSDHRQSCSDTVKIKGNDVPLNLSLRDSHCSSSEDRPVRPEELDDEPCDQRQTAALALCQLANATSADSSRNFSAVDSSLNDFTHATNPDFLENMKQATTAKATSMKRGNNVRAESKCHKQNKKIKTQGRALRRRPRCC; from the exons ATGGAGACCACCCAGGAACGCAAGCCAAAAAGGCCCCACTACATTCCCCGGCCACCTGGCAAGCCCTTCAAGTACCGGTGTTTCCAGTGTCCTTTCACCTGCAATGAAAAGTCCCACCTTTTCAACCATATGAAATACAACTTATGTAAAAACTCCATCTCCCTGGTTACACAGAAAAATGGGCAAACAGCCCGACAGATCAAAACTGCAGCAAAAGAAGTCCCTGTCAAATCCAAGGACTGTACAAACTTTCAACAAGCAGTTCAGAACAACACTCCACAGACACAGGGAGCCGAAGAGAACAACGCTGAGAGAGGAGATGACAGTGAAGAATTAGACGTCGGATGTGATCTTCCAGTCAACAAGGACAGTCCGAATGTACCCAAACCAAATATATttgcacagagagaaaacaggGAGAGCAATGAGGCCAAGGATCTGCCACGCCCATCTGCCTTCTCCCCTGTCACACCCAACCATGAAGGAGCAGAGGTCTTCAAGTCATCTGTGCAGCAGACAGAGGAGTCACAAGCTCCAGTTCCCACTTTCAACCAGTCAGCCTTCCCATGGGGCACGATTTCACCACCAATTCCTTTAAAACCATTCCCTACCCTCCTGGTTCCAGAATACTCTCCTTATTTCTTGTCTGACCGGCCCCTGTATCCACCATACTACCTTCCAAATCAACATGTGAATGAGCCAAACTCGTCTTCTTACCAGCCAGAACTTCTGGATCCCCAGAGGCCTGTGGCACAACAACAAATTGCTTCATCTTCCCCATTCCCCCCTTACCCATACAGATACTGCCATACTCTCCACCCAGGGCCCCCTCTGCCTTACACCATGTACAGACCCCATGAGCTTTCCATGCCAATCACAGGACCCAGACATCTTCCTTTAGAACTGTATGGCCCAACTCTTGGCTCTAAGGATTATGACCTATACATACATTCACATCCAAGTCTCAACCGGCCACACACCTCTGCCGAAGAAGACAGCCAGCAAAGTGGAGACAAGGCGACCAGGCTGAGCCCTAAAGAGGGATGTTCAGCTTTGGGGTCCCCTGACAGACCCAGTCAAGCACACTTCATCCAGAAGGAAACACAGTCCACAGAGTCACAGACCACACCCCAACAAGGGCACAGAGTGACAGCCATGCAACTGACCAGAAATGATTTAAGACAAGAGGAGTCTGAAGAAAGACTGCTGCAGTTAAGAACTGAGAAGGTGGATGGAGG TTCAACTGAGAGCACCCAGCATTCCTCCATGTCTGTTCTGGAGCCCTGTCCTAACCAAGAGTCAAACCAAGATGACAATACAGAGGATGTGGCCCCTCTGAACCTCTCAACAAGAAACCAGGATAAAGAAAACAATCAAAGTGACCACAGACAGAGTTGCTCAGACACGGTAAAAATAAAGGGCAATGATGTGCCTCTGAATCTCAGCCTTCGCGAttctcactgcagctcatcagaAGATCGTCCTGTGAGACCTGAAGAGCTAGATGATGAACCATGTGACcagagacagactgcagctctggCACTCTGTCAGCTAGCTAATGCAACCTCTGCAGATTCTTCACGTAACTTCAGTGCTGTGGACAGTTCATTAAACGATTTCACTCACGCTACAAACCCTGACTTTCTGGAGAACATGAAGCAAGCTACCACAGCTAAAGCAACAAGCATGAAAAGAGGCAACAATGTCCGGGCTGAGAGCAAATGCCATAAACagaacaagaaaataaaaacacaggggCGGGCTCTGAGAAGGAGGCCTCGTTGCTGCTAA